The following coding sequences lie in one Candidatus Angelobacter sp. genomic window:
- a CDS encoding alanine--glyoxylate aminotransferase family protein, translated as MKSFAAFQPPPRLLMGPGPSNVAPSVLEAMSRPLVGHLDPVFVKMMDEIKTMLRQVFLTTNEMTFPVSGTGSAGMEFCFVNLIEPGDDVIIGVNGVFGTRMVDVAERCGAKVTKVEAPWGRAIEPRQIADALKKVVKPKLVAIVHAETSTGALTPVEEITKLAHNAGALMVLDTVTSLAGCPVRIDDWQVDAVYSGTQKCLSCPPGLAPASLSPRALEAATKRKTKVQSWYLDVNLLASYWGQDRVYHHTAPISMNYALHEGLRLVLEEGLENRCRRHEQNHLALKKGLAAMGLQIASQEGHQLWQLNAVTVPDGVDEAAVRKRLLTDFNIEVGAGLGPLKGKIWRVGLMGETSSKANVKMFLSALGQILNDSGRKIDVAAALAASA; from the coding sequence ATGAAATCGTTCGCTGCTTTTCAACCGCCACCCCGACTGCTGATGGGGCCCGGCCCGAGCAACGTCGCGCCGTCCGTCCTCGAAGCCATGTCGCGACCGCTTGTCGGCCATCTCGACCCCGTGTTCGTCAAGATGATGGACGAGATTAAAACCATGCTGCGCCAGGTCTTTCTTACGACGAACGAAATGACCTTTCCAGTCAGCGGCACGGGCAGCGCCGGCATGGAATTCTGCTTCGTAAACCTCATCGAACCCGGAGACGACGTGATCATCGGTGTCAACGGCGTGTTCGGGACGCGCATGGTGGACGTAGCCGAACGCTGCGGCGCGAAGGTGACCAAAGTCGAAGCGCCCTGGGGCCGTGCCATCGAACCGCGACAGATCGCGGACGCCCTCAAGAAGGTTGTGAAACCAAAACTTGTTGCCATTGTTCATGCGGAGACTTCCACCGGCGCGCTTACTCCCGTCGAGGAAATCACGAAACTGGCACACAACGCCGGCGCGTTGATGGTGCTCGACACGGTGACCTCTCTGGCCGGGTGCCCCGTACGGATTGACGACTGGCAGGTGGACGCGGTCTATAGTGGCACTCAGAAATGTCTGAGTTGCCCGCCCGGTCTTGCGCCGGCGTCACTCAGTCCGCGTGCGCTCGAAGCCGCCACGAAACGGAAGACCAAAGTCCAGAGCTGGTATCTCGATGTGAACCTGCTGGCGTCCTACTGGGGCCAGGACCGCGTTTATCATCACACCGCACCCATCTCGATGAACTACGCGCTGCACGAGGGCCTCCGGCTGGTGTTGGAGGAAGGACTCGAAAACCGCTGCCGTCGCCACGAGCAGAATCACCTCGCGCTGAAGAAAGGTCTCGCGGCAATGGGACTTCAAATCGCCTCGCAGGAAGGCCATCAACTCTGGCAGCTCAATGCGGTGACCGTGCCCGACGGCGTGGACGAAGCCGCCGTGCGCAAACGGTTGCTGACCGACTTCAACATTGAAGTCGGTGCCGGACTCGGCCCGCTCAAAGGCAAAATCTGGCGAGTTGGTTTGATGGGCGAAACTTCGAGCAAAGCGAACGTGAAAATGTTCCTCTCCGCACTCGGGCAAATCCTGAACGACTCCGGACGGAAGATTGACGTCGCCGCGGCGCTCGCAGCGAGCGCGTGA